Proteins from one Pontibacter korlensis genomic window:
- a CDS encoding type I restriction-modification system subunit M, giving the protein MAKNNTPAAAPKADIDFENELWNAANELRGAVAENQYKDYVLSLLFLKHLSERFEIRKQEIEQSFADPKSDYYSIEKHQQTEVLEDELEYQVKNVYRLPKEATWEYLRENAEQDDIKVKVDQAFVLIDEILSKRNPDYKGVLEPIFVKSQLSPTQVAGLINLFSKEKFSEINNPESDIYGRVYEYYIGKFAMAEGSGAGQFFTPGSVVRLLVEMLEPLKGRIMDLACGSGGMFVQSLKFLQAHGGDKNDISIYGQERYEGTLRLCKMNLLLRNLSFDVKLGDSLLQDRFPDLKADYALMNPPFNISNWHPELLPDNDPRLFGAKDTFTTPGNANYMWFQTLWHHLSERGTAGVVMANGAMTTGSAGEKNVREHMIQQGMVDCIVQMPDKLFLTTGIPACIFILSKNRDGRDGEHRERKNEILFIDARKLGTMASRRLRVFEDADVARIADTYHTWRNIGGSYTDTEGFCKAATLTEVAANNYVLSPGRYVGSEAEEDDGVPFEEKMKLLTTELAAQFEESALLEKRIRENLEGIGFGL; this is encoded by the coding sequence ATGGCCAAGAATAATACCCCTGCCGCTGCACCCAAAGCGGATATAGATTTTGAAAACGAACTCTGGAATGCTGCCAACGAACTGCGTGGCGCTGTTGCCGAGAACCAGTACAAAGATTACGTACTCTCGCTGCTGTTTTTAAAGCACCTTTCAGAGCGATTTGAGATACGAAAGCAAGAGATAGAACAGTCTTTTGCAGACCCTAAAAGCGACTACTATAGCATTGAAAAGCACCAGCAGACCGAAGTGCTGGAAGATGAGCTGGAGTACCAGGTAAAGAACGTATACCGCCTGCCGAAGGAAGCAACCTGGGAATACCTGCGCGAGAACGCCGAGCAGGACGACATCAAGGTGAAGGTGGACCAGGCTTTTGTGCTCATCGACGAGATCCTGAGCAAGCGCAACCCCGACTACAAAGGCGTTCTGGAGCCGATCTTCGTGAAAAGCCAGCTCTCCCCTACGCAGGTGGCCGGGCTCATTAACTTGTTCTCCAAAGAGAAGTTCTCTGAGATCAATAACCCCGAATCCGACATCTACGGCCGCGTGTATGAGTACTACATTGGCAAGTTTGCCATGGCCGAAGGCTCCGGGGCTGGGCAGTTTTTTACGCCGGGCTCGGTGGTGCGTCTGCTTGTGGAGATGTTGGAGCCGCTCAAGGGCCGCATCATGGACCTGGCCTGCGGTTCGGGTGGTATGTTTGTGCAGAGCCTCAAGTTTCTGCAGGCGCACGGCGGCGACAAAAACGACATCTCCATTTACGGGCAGGAGCGCTACGAAGGCACGCTGCGCCTCTGCAAAATGAACCTGCTGCTGCGCAACCTCTCCTTCGACGTAAAGCTGGGCGACTCGCTGCTGCAGGACCGCTTCCCCGACCTGAAGGCCGACTACGCCCTCATGAACCCGCCGTTCAACATCAGTAACTGGCACCCCGAACTGCTGCCCGACAACGACCCGCGCCTCTTCGGGGCCAAAGATACTTTTACCACTCCCGGCAATGCCAACTACATGTGGTTCCAGACGCTGTGGCACCACCTCTCGGAGCGCGGCACGGCAGGCGTGGTGATGGCTAACGGCGCCATGACTACCGGAAGCGCCGGCGAAAAGAACGTGCGCGAGCACATGATACAGCAAGGCATGGTAGACTGCATTGTGCAGATGCCCGACAAGCTGTTCCTGACCACCGGCATACCAGCCTGTATCTTTATTTTGAGCAAGAACCGTGACGGCCGCGACGGCGAGCACCGCGAGCGCAAAAACGAGATCCTCTTTATAGATGCTCGCAAACTGGGCACCATGGCCAGCCGACGCCTGCGTGTGTTCGAAGATGCCGACGTGGCCCGCATTGCCGACACTTACCATACCTGGCGCAACATCGGCGGCAGCTATACCGACACCGAAGGCTTCTGCAAGGCCGCTACCTTAACCGAGGTGGCCGCCAACAACTACGTGCTCTCGCCGGGCCGCTACGTGGGCTCCGAAGCCGAGGAAGACGACGGCGTGCCGTTTGAAGAGAAGATGAAGCTGCTGACCACCGAACTGGCCGCTCAGTTTGAAGAAAGCGCCCTGCTGGAGAAGCGGATTCGGGAGAATCTGGAGGGGATTGGGTTTGGGTTGTAA
- a CDS encoding recombinase family protein: MNKVAILVRVSKADQSYDRQVSELTEYAASQEYEVIELITETVSGAKKNTERKGIQRLLRLAEGRKINKVLVHEVTRLGRDTAQVLATLEALHALQVSVVVKNYSIETLNPDGTVNAMAQFLLTILADIGRMERITLIERVKSGLEEARRRGKALGRPQGSTKDIVRSHPKVVRYLRAGQSIRETAKLCGVGVSTVQRVKKALVGERSSSPPVKVS; this comes from the coding sequence ATGAACAAAGTTGCTATACTGGTCAGGGTATCCAAGGCAGACCAGAGCTACGACAGGCAGGTGTCGGAGCTCACGGAGTACGCCGCCTCACAGGAGTATGAGGTCATAGAGCTTATTACCGAAACCGTCTCAGGGGCTAAAAAGAACACCGAGCGCAAGGGCATTCAGCGCCTGCTCAGGCTGGCAGAAGGCAGGAAGATCAACAAGGTGCTGGTGCACGAGGTGACCAGGCTGGGGCGGGACACGGCACAGGTGCTGGCCACGCTGGAAGCCCTGCACGCGCTCCAGGTCAGCGTGGTGGTGAAGAACTACAGTATAGAGACGCTCAACCCTGACGGCACGGTGAACGCCATGGCCCAGTTCCTGCTCACCATCCTGGCAGACATCGGACGCATGGAGCGCATCACCCTGATCGAGCGGGTGAAGTCGGGGCTGGAGGAGGCCAGGCGCAGAGGCAAGGCATTGGGCAGGCCGCAGGGGAGCACCAAGGACATCGTCAGGTCGCACCCGAAGGTGGTCCGCTACCTCCGGGCGGGGCAGTCTATCCGGGAGACGGCCAAGCTCTGCGGGGTGGGGGTGAGCACCGTGCAGCGTGTAAAGAAGGCGCTGGTGGGCGAAAGAAGCTCCTCTCCTCCAGTGAAGGTTTCATAA
- a CDS encoding antitoxin Xre/MbcA/ParS toxin-binding domain-containing protein — translation MELRLIRNEDDYQDALRQIKALWGAVPGTPDGDRLEILSMLVSRYEEEHYPIDGPDPVEYIKVRMEELGLRHEDLVPYIGSRESVTEVLDGKRPLTLEMIRSLHRGLGFSLKALIAAPSGPGLKTKPQTQHQEMEDPITIKGIEVFEDEDAFQRWLNTRNTALGKEKPIDWLDTPERRKRVLNVLVCIEHGMYS, via the coding sequence ATGGAATTAAGACTCATCCGCAACGAAGACGATTACCAGGACGCGCTCAGGCAGATCAAAGCGCTGTGGGGCGCTGTGCCAGGCACACCTGACGGAGACAGGCTGGAGATCCTCTCCATGCTCGTCAGCAGGTACGAGGAGGAGCATTACCCCATCGACGGACCTGACCCGGTGGAGTACATCAAGGTCCGCATGGAGGAGTTGGGGCTCCGGCACGAGGACCTGGTGCCCTACATAGGCAGCAGGGAAAGCGTCACGGAGGTGCTGGACGGTAAGCGCCCGCTGACTCTGGAGATGATCCGCAGCCTGCACCGTGGCCTCGGCTTTTCCCTGAAGGCGCTCATTGCCGCCCCTTCGGGACCAGGCTTGAAGACTAAACCTCAAACTCAACATCAAGAGATGGAGGATCCCATAACAATAAAAGGAATAGAGGTATTCGAGGACGAGGACGCTTTTCAGAGGTGGCTCAACACCAGGAACACGGCCTTAGGGAAAGAGAAGCCCATTGACTGGCTGGACACCCCGGAAAGAAGAAAGCGGGTGTTAAACGTGCTGGTGTGCATCGAGCACGGGATGTACTCCTGA
- a CDS encoding serine hydrolase, with protein MRLAIPFLLFLLTSRVYGQIDLNTPFQDCNIQGSITVYDYQAKKWMSSNVNDSYVATLPASTFKIINTLIALETGVIADENEIIKWPGETDTVKYGFRPDIYHDMSLKEAFKLSAGWVYVELAKKVGKAKYKDLLTKSNYGNADVSINDPDFWNFGKFAISPANQIETLIGVYEESLPFSKRSFAILKEIMKEEQNDSYTLRAKTGWTRDGGNDTGWWVGYVEKEDNVYFFATRLIKDRNLPNPNFGSCRKEITKSVLRQLNVL; from the coding sequence ATGAGATTAGCGATACCATTTCTTCTATTTCTCCTGACTTCACGAGTATATGGGCAAATTGATCTAAATACACCTTTCCAAGATTGTAATATACAGGGGAGCATTACCGTATATGACTATCAAGCAAAGAAGTGGATGTCCAGCAATGTCAATGACAGCTATGTAGCCACACTGCCAGCGTCTACCTTTAAAATAATCAACACCTTAATTGCCCTAGAAACGGGCGTCATTGCTGATGAGAACGAAATCATTAAGTGGCCAGGAGAGACTGATACAGTCAAATACGGCTTCCGCCCAGATATCTATCACGACATGAGCCTAAAGGAGGCATTCAAACTTTCAGCAGGTTGGGTTTATGTTGAATTAGCGAAAAAGGTCGGGAAGGCCAAGTATAAGGATCTTCTAACAAAGTCAAACTATGGCAATGCAGATGTCTCTATTAATGATCCAGACTTCTGGAACTTTGGAAAATTTGCCATATCACCCGCTAACCAAATCGAGACCCTCATAGGTGTTTATGAGGAAAGCCTGCCCTTCTCCAAAAGAAGCTTTGCAATCCTGAAGGAAATCATGAAGGAAGAGCAAAACGATAGCTATACCCTAAGAGCAAAAACTGGGTGGACAAGAGACGGCGGAAATGATACTGGCTGGTGGGTTGGCTATGTAGAAAAAGAAGATAACGTGTACTTCTTCGCTACCAGACTTATAAAAGACAGAAACTTGCCAAATCCTAATTTTGGCTCCTGCAGAAAAGAGATAACAAAATCAGTGTTAAGACAACTAAACGTGCTCTAA
- a CDS encoding carboxypeptidase-like regulatory domain-containing protein — MESLRTFFTVLLLVSSISYVFGQKTVKGRIIDENLDELPGVVIYSKDTVLLGETDIDGYFEISIPKETTKLSFNFIGYETAIASIPDTCNYLEVVLLQSTTYHYKSSRKVDRLRKKEFDKLPELHRAAKSKDLFLREHPCYRREFEPIKSRLDEISKHLKAKRQENRRRFKALVIGDTIRIPFSGTFRSDGTDRTSLTVFSYVVGDSDFKCLIEGVVLDKNKRKNGYNIVYRITSTNLCKYDSIIYNGRDVVPGEVLTHNMKYFKILTK; from the coding sequence TTGGAATCTCTGAGAACATTTTTTACAGTTTTATTACTCGTATCCAGCATTTCATATGTGTTTGGGCAAAAAACTGTTAAAGGGAGAATAATTGATGAAAATTTAGATGAACTGCCAGGTGTCGTGATATACAGCAAGGATACAGTCCTTTTGGGAGAAACTGACATTGATGGATATTTTGAAATCAGTATTCCCAAAGAAACAACAAAACTGAGTTTTAACTTCATCGGATACGAAACCGCTATTGCATCAATTCCCGACACTTGCAATTACCTAGAGGTTGTTTTACTTCAAAGCACCACCTATCACTATAAGTCCAGTAGGAAAGTAGACCGTCTTCGTAAAAAAGAATTTGACAAACTTCCTGAATTGCATAGGGCAGCAAAGAGCAAAGACTTATTCCTTAGAGAGCATCCTTGTTACCGAAGAGAATTTGAACCTATTAAATCAAGACTTGATGAAATCAGTAAGCACCTAAAAGCAAAAAGGCAAGAAAACAGAAGACGTTTCAAAGCCTTGGTAATCGGAGATACTATAAGGATTCCGTTTAGTGGCACTTTCCGGTCTGACGGAACAGACAGAACCTCATTGACCGTTTTCTCTTATGTAGTAGGTGATAGTGATTTTAAGTGTTTGATAGAGGGAGTGGTTCTTGATAAGAACAAGCGTAAGAATGGTTACAACATAGTCTACAGAATCACAAGCACCAATCTCTGTAAATATGATTCAATAATTTACAACGGAAGGGATGTAGTTCCTGGAGAAGTTCTTACTCACAACATGAAGTATTTCAAAATCTTAACAAAATAA
- a CDS encoding DUF7674 family protein, whose product MLSEQESIEIMLKLFPEFKDKLEEHRDSWGDNKYEFGLEMAQFSSLAYDKIKSGTEEDIIKLADFAEQMLADGNEIVRWAVKYEYLENITNNDGERDFPIERFTKKLKPLSVEFCKELDKGWGTKTTGIY is encoded by the coding sequence ATGTTAAGCGAACAAGAAAGTATAGAGATTATGCTAAAGCTGTTTCCTGAGTTCAAGGACAAGCTTGAAGAACACAGGGATTCTTGGGGAGATAACAAGTATGAATTTGGGTTAGAAATGGCCCAGTTCTCCTCACTTGCCTATGATAAAATAAAAAGCGGAACAGAAGAAGATATAATTAAGCTTGCTGACTTTGCAGAACAGATGCTGGCTGACGGAAATGAAATAGTGCGCTGGGCGGTTAAGTATGAATATTTGGAAAATATTACTAATAATGATGGTGAAAGAGACTTTCCAATAGAAAGATTCACGAAAAAGCTGAAGCCACTCTCTGTTGAGTTCTGCAAGGAGCTTGATAAGGGTTGGGGTACTAAAACCACAGGAATTTATTAA
- a CDS encoding KilA-N domain-containing protein, with product MEKTKIFQYGSSFITFRLDDELMVNATEMAKPFPKKRVHDFIRSKQTATYINELQSESGIPVLVVNRGGSNSGTWMHKLLALKFAAWLSPKFEVWVYKRIEEIIINNFYSTSRDLSNLSPALTKKKLTYNVTTIGKMLSPSLSGEKLNQFLKEQGVQHKTDQGVWQLTDKYQNMGLAELASVVRPNRNGEEIVVNFHLKWTEKGRKFILDLYTKANSKTTLRSLPIPEQEAGACTMVA from the coding sequence ATGGAGAAGACTAAAATTTTTCAGTACGGTAGCAGTTTCATCACCTTTAGGCTAGATGATGAGTTGATGGTGAATGCCACAGAAATGGCAAAGCCATTCCCCAAGAAAAGAGTGCATGACTTCATTAGGAGCAAACAAACTGCTACCTACATAAATGAGCTTCAAAGCGAATCGGGAATTCCCGTTTTGGTTGTAAACCGCGGCGGCTCCAATTCCGGCACCTGGATGCATAAATTGTTAGCACTTAAATTTGCCGCTTGGCTATCACCCAAATTCGAAGTTTGGGTTTATAAAAGGATAGAGGAAATTATTATAAATAATTTTTACTCGACTAGCAGGGACCTATCCAACTTATCTCCTGCCCTTACGAAGAAGAAGCTAACTTATAACGTAACTACAATTGGCAAAATGCTTTCCCCTAGCCTGAGCGGAGAAAAGCTAAATCAGTTCCTAAAGGAACAAGGAGTCCAACACAAAACCGATCAGGGTGTTTGGCAGCTGACTGATAAATATCAAAACATGGGGTTAGCTGAGCTTGCCTCTGTAGTTAGACCTAATAGGAATGGAGAAGAAATAGTTGTCAATTTTCACCTTAAATGGACAGAGAAAGGACGTAAGTTCATTTTGGATTTGTACACTAAAGCAAACTCTAAGACTACACTTAGAAGCTTACCCATTCCTGAGCAAGAGGCCGGAGCATGTACTATGGTGGCATAG
- a CDS encoding helix-turn-helix domain-containing protein: MMENPFAIIEKRIDRIESILLDIQERLDKTDTTQPTGDFLTVDEAAAFLNVSKSAIYEKTSSRSIPHLKKGKRLYFVKQELADWVKASRQRTVAEIEAEPASIMVVSKSRRAS; the protein is encoded by the coding sequence ATGATGGAAAACCCTTTTGCTATTATTGAGAAGCGCATAGACCGTATCGAGTCTATCCTGCTGGACATTCAAGAACGGCTGGATAAAACCGACACTACTCAGCCAACTGGAGATTTCTTAACAGTAGATGAGGCTGCTGCATTCCTCAATGTATCGAAGTCAGCCATCTATGAGAAAACCAGCTCCAGGTCGATACCTCACCTTAAGAAAGGCAAGCGGCTATACTTTGTAAAGCAGGAGCTGGCGGACTGGGTTAAAGCTTCACGCCAGAGGACCGTTGCTGAAATTGAGGCTGAGCCTGCATCCATTATGGTTGTCAGCAAAAGCAGAAGGGCATCATGA
- a CDS encoding TVP38/TMEM64 family protein: MKLLPLLRSFIRDNASTFVSMLLLVVVPVVVSSTAAVVLYNYQELLLGLSFWEMLLYFAVISMTMALALTPTTFIALISGFYLGWNGFVGIVVSYGIAALIGYSIAQLVDHGKMVSFLNQFDKARALMQELRNESWSLIFLTRISPVLPFALMNFVLSLLQINRRKFFLASIVGMLPRTLFFFWVGTQARDVVQALQNPDSGRSGQILMVALIVISIGGLYFLFDRSLERSLRKAAAKNE, translated from the coding sequence ATGAAGTTACTCCCGCTGCTGCGAAGCTTTATACGCGACAATGCCTCTACGTTTGTATCCATGCTTTTGCTGGTTGTAGTGCCAGTTGTAGTTAGTTCTACGGCAGCTGTGGTGTTATATAACTACCAGGAGCTTTTGCTGGGGCTGTCGTTTTGGGAGATGCTGCTATACTTTGCCGTAATCTCCATGACCATGGCCTTGGCACTAACACCGACCACTTTTATAGCTTTGATCAGTGGGTTCTATCTAGGCTGGAACGGCTTTGTAGGCATTGTGGTGTCGTATGGTATTGCCGCACTTATCGGCTACAGTATAGCTCAGCTGGTAGACCATGGCAAGATGGTAAGCTTTCTGAACCAGTTTGACAAGGCTCGTGCCCTGATGCAGGAGCTACGCAACGAGAGTTGGAGCCTTATCTTCCTGACGCGAATCTCCCCGGTGCTTCCTTTTGCATTGATGAACTTCGTGCTTTCGTTGCTGCAGATAAACAGGCGCAAATTCTTTCTGGCAAGTATAGTGGGTATGCTGCCCCGCACACTTTTCTTCTTCTGGGTGGGCACTCAGGCCCGTGATGTAGTACAGGCACTACAGAATCCGGACAGCGGACGCAGCGGCCAGATACTGATGGTAGCATTAATTGTCATTTCTATTGGAGGGCTTTACTTCCTGTTCGACAGGTCTTTAGAGCGATCATTACGCAAGGCAGCGGCAAAAAATGAATAA
- a CDS encoding cystathionine gamma-synthase — MSRRKYKQSTMKFGTKAIHAGVEPDPSTGAIMTPIYQTSTYVQRSPGDHKGYEYSRTHNPTRTQLQNALAALENGSHGLCFSSGMAAVDAIIKLLKPGDEVISTNDLYGGSYRIFTKIFQNYGLKFHFTNMQDVSNVEKLINENTKMIWLETPTNPLLNIIDIEVYGQLCKKHNLLLVADNTFATPYLQTPLDLGADIVMHSLTKYMGGHSDVVMGAVVVKDDDLHQQLAFIQNSCGATPGPQDCFLVLRGLKTLHLRMERHCQNGRKVAEYLRDHPKVSKVYWPGFEEHPNHEVAQKQMSDFGGMVSFELKGDNVEDATRLLENFELFALAESLGGVESLCGHPATMTHASIPREDRMKAGLSDTLIRLSVGVEDAEDLIADLEKAIG, encoded by the coding sequence ATAAGTCGTAGAAAGTACAAACAATCAACTATGAAATTCGGAACAAAAGCCATACACGCTGGCGTGGAGCCAGATCCAAGCACGGGTGCCATTATGACGCCAATCTACCAGACTTCTACTTATGTGCAGCGTTCGCCAGGCGACCACAAAGGCTATGAGTATTCCCGCACACATAACCCAACCAGAACGCAGCTGCAAAATGCACTGGCGGCACTGGAAAACGGCAGCCACGGCCTGTGCTTCTCCTCAGGTATGGCTGCAGTGGATGCCATTATAAAGCTACTGAAGCCTGGTGATGAGGTGATCTCTACAAATGACCTGTATGGTGGTAGTTACCGCATCTTTACCAAGATCTTCCAGAACTACGGCCTCAAGTTTCATTTCACAAACATGCAGGATGTGAGCAATGTGGAGAAGCTGATCAATGAGAATACTAAGATGATTTGGTTGGAGACTCCTACCAACCCGCTGCTTAACATCATCGACATTGAGGTTTACGGACAGCTGTGCAAGAAGCATAACCTGCTTTTAGTGGCTGATAATACTTTTGCAACACCATACCTGCAGACGCCACTGGATTTAGGTGCCGATATAGTAATGCACTCGCTAACAAAGTACATGGGCGGCCACTCTGATGTGGTAATGGGGGCTGTTGTAGTGAAGGATGATGACCTGCACCAGCAATTAGCCTTTATTCAAAACTCCTGCGGTGCTACGCCTGGTCCACAGGATTGCTTCCTGGTGTTACGTGGTTTGAAAACGCTGCACTTGCGCATGGAGCGCCACTGCCAGAATGGGCGTAAAGTAGCTGAGTATCTGAGGGACCATCCGAAAGTAAGTAAAGTATACTGGCCAGGCTTTGAGGAGCACCCTAACCACGAAGTGGCTCAAAAGCAAATGAGCGACTTCGGAGGCATGGTATCGTTTGAGTTGAAAGGCGATAATGTAGAGGATGCCACCCGTCTGTTGGAGAACTTTGAGCTGTTTGCGTTGGCTGAGTCGCTAGGTGGCGTGGAGTCGCTTTGCGGCCACCCAGCTACCATGACACACGCCAGCATTCCGCGTGAGGACCGTATGAAAGCTGGC